TTTCTAGTTCTGATTTTTGTTGGTATTTTGCCATCTTTTTCCTTAACAGCCCGTCTTGGCCATCCAGCCTGGCATTTGACTTCTTTGGTTTAAGGATTTGGATTCTGGACTTCCAGCTGACCATGGAACATGGTCTTGCTTTGCTCCTTGAATGTGTCTGTTCCTCAGCTACTCTGTCTTTTTGCCCTTGGTCACAGTGACTTACTGCACCTGATTCTTGTtcacatcccaaaaatccattaGTATCCTGAGACTCATGGTCAGGAGAAATTAACTGTCCTGTGTGGCTTCCTTtgattttagcttttttttcccatgtacTGTCGCTGACCAGTGTGACAGATCACACTGGACTTCTGTGATTTGAACACTGCAGCTAGAGGCCATATTATTGTGTTTGCCTCTTGGCTGCTCTTAGACCTTTACCTTTTTCAGACTGCCTTGTTTGATCAGCCATGGAACCTTTTGCCCAGTATCAGGGCAGTTCTGGGTGTTGGGTGTTTTCTGTATCAAAGAGGAGGTGAGGACAGTAATATCTTTAATACTTAAAAAAGTTGGATAGTTACATCTTCACATTTTGGTTTAGGGTAGTGACTGTAGTCTTACTTATGCCtgttttttgtttcaaagaGAGGATTGGTTTATGTCTGTTAGCTTCAAGTTGGCTGTGTCCACATAGATATCAGAATATTTCGCTAGATGTATCTTTACTTCTGACACTGAGTCAGATCTATGACTTATACAAAAGATTTAGACAGCAAAAGACAATCTGACCAGTGTTTTGAGAGAAGTTTTAATCCATCAGAGCCAGAGCAGACCTCCTAGGCaagtatatattttatatattctaGGCAAAAGACTGAGGAAGGAATTGACAGACTAGCAACCATTTTTTATCAAATTACTTTGCTCCCACTGCATTCTTCACTAATTTATTGTGCCTGGATTATTCCTTTGACAGAACATATTCCAAAACATGCAAGTTTTGACTGTACGACTGAATACAACTTGCTGTCCCACTTCTGTGTCATGCATGAGGATGCTTTTCTACTAGGATGATGGGAGTGATCGAGGCATTTCTGCACGATTTCACCTTAATGTTATTTTCATTGTGATGGAGGTTTCCATTCACATCCTGTATCAGGAGGCCTTAACCTCTTGAGGTTAGAGATTATATAGCAATATGTATGATATAGCAATATACAAAATATAAATTGCTATACCTAGGCCACTGGAACATGGCTGTATACCCAGGAAAATTTATGGTCACAGCCACTTACATATAGAGACTGTGAAAATGTTTGCAGTTATCTTACATTGTTTGACTTCATGACTGTTCCAGGCATGCTCCACTAAAGCTCAGGCAGTGTTAGTGGCACTGCTGAGACCAGTCTTCATCTGCAAAACCTCTTTGCTTACTGACTGTATCCTTCCTGACATGTGAGCACCTTGGAGTTCAGCCATTCACCATAATCCTGCTATTGCTCTTTAGACAGAAAATTCCCACAACCACATCCAGTTGAATGTCTGGAAGACACTGCATAGTCAAGCAGAACCTGAATGGATACAGGGAAAGTCCATGAAAGATACGATTTACAAGAAACTCAATTTCTTCAAAACGTGTTGCTGAATGTTCTAATACTATTCCTTCTCAGGAGCCCTTGTGATGTTGGACAGGTGAGGAGGAACTGAACTGACTGGATACACTTTGACTGATGTACTCAGGCACTGATGATCAAGTGGGCTGGAAGACCACATACACACATCTGGAAGCATGCTACTCCTAGTTGAATTAAAAATTTGCTAATCTTGAGTGACAGGTTgtatgcaaagaaaaaaaaaaaaaaaccagcttggAAAGCTTCTCCAGGAAGCGTGTTTGGGATAATGCATTTTGGTTTCCCGTTTGCAGGAGCACCAGAACTTTTACTCCAGTGACATGTCCTTGGGCTACCTGGTACTTTCTGTGAAGTATGAACAGAttgagaaacaggaaaatctaCGCCTGTTGCTGAGGTAACAGTGCCCGTTATTGAAGTGTATGCTACTGTGCTGTGTCTCTTGGCTTACCTTGCACTCCCTCTGCACAGATGTGGGTGTGAATTTCATGTCTTTCCtctggagagaaaagaaactgcaaaaaaaCCTTTGAGCCCCTTTTTCTTGCCTTCTCTCTTGAGTTGCTCTCAGCAGTTTCCTTAAAGAAGATGATGTGGTGCTTACAGGTGCATCTTTGTAGTACCTGTGTGGAAAATACCTGTTCTTCCCTCAAATAGAaagtttttctgtttattctgtCTACTTAGAGATGTATGAGTACTCTCTAGGAGAATATGGATTCCCTAATGGAGGAGGGAAGCCCAGGCTTTGTACTTGAGACTAAGGCTCCCTTGAAGGTGATCTAGAACATTCCCTAGATTCCCAGGCCAGTCTGTGAAGCCATAACCCTTAAAGAGGGTTATGAAGAGAGACATTACCTAGAGAGAGCTGCTGGATGAACTACAAGAACAGAGAAGGATCCTGTGTAGGTGAGAGCCCACTGCAGAGAAGCTTTTTACCACACTCTGGGCTGGGTGCACTCCCTGTAGGCaatgctgctggagccagaTGATGTACAGTTGCCACTGACAAGGATTTGTCCAggactgagggaaaaaaaattattgcataGGAGTTAGCTACAAGAAAATCACTGGTGGGTTTCCTCCAGTGTCTGCAGAGAATGCTTCAGACTGCCAGCGATAATCTGGGAATAAAGAGAGAGCCTGTTTatgagctgtgcctgggaatGTTTATCTTCCTATGTGGAAGAGACCAGGGAAGAACGAACAAAAGGGTAGTTATTCCTCTATTAAGATATTTTATTCTATGCAGTACTTTTTGCTCAATAGCTTGTTTATAATGGTTTGAAGAGGCTTTTGACAGCCcaatatttcttcttccttaGAAAGATATCTCTCCTTAAATACACATACAAAGAAGAATGCAGCTTTCCTCTGTCAGCTTTCTGGAACAATGCTACACCAGTTTCTACCTCCTTTACTTTGCATAGATCTGCTTTCCTGGGCTGTTTCTAACAGACCTTTTAGCAATCTTTAAAGCCTTCACTGATCATGGGAATCCCTTATTATTCTGTGTCCATGAATTGTATTTTGACATTAAGATTTATGTGAAAGAAAACTGTGGAGGGGGAAAGCAAAATACCTCTTCAAGGCAGACCAGAGTGCCAAGGAGGAAAGACACCAAGGACTCCTGTTTTGTCTTCCTCTGGTCACCACAACAAGTAATGGGTAGAGAGAAGTGAAAATACCTTGCTTTTCCAGGGATTCTGTGCCCCATGGTTAAAATTAACCCTCTGGAATTAACTGCTTTAACAATACTCTGAAGGAGTGGCTACTCTTTCTTTAAAGATCCAGTGTTGCTTGTGTCTCCCTTCAGTCATCAGTCTCtaattccttttttgttctATGTCAGGACTCGTACTGGCACCAAACATGATCTAATTCCCATTTCCTGTCTCAATGAGTTTCCCAATGCTGTTCAGATGGCAAAGGTGAGATTCATGCTTGCCTGTTTTTCTTAAGGCCTCATTCTTCAAGTTATTTTCGCCTCTGTccttccatttctctttttttctactATTCATCAGTAGAACTGTTATATAGTTCCCTTTTACCCTTCCATTTTGCCTTCTGTTGTTTCTCTTCTAATTTTACCTCGGAATTTTTTACCTGAAGGGGCTCCTGTCAGATAATTATATACAGTGCCTACACTGTCATGCCTGCAACAAGCCAGGGCACATGATAATCACACTTCTGTttccctgtctctctctctcaacaGCTACTCTGTGAGGATGTGAATGTGGAACGCTTCTTTCCTGTCCTCTATCCCAAGGTACAGTGTTCTGGTATGTCTGTATATCACTTTTCCATCAAGGTCTTGCTAATGACATCCAGGTgacaatttctgttttcatcacCTCAGGCCTCACAGCTTATTGTTGCATTTGATGAACACGTCATAAGCAATAACTTCAAATTTGGGGTCATCTACCAAAAACCTGGACAGGTAAGACCCATCAGATCCTGTGGTACTTGGGGCAAAATGAAAAGAGTCTGTTTTCCTAGCTTAAATGATGTAATAGGAAGGTCTACACTGTCCAGAAGCAGTGGCATGGAGGCAGCAGTGTTTGTACAGTGCCATGGTTCCCGTGGCATACTTGTTCCACCCTCATGGCAGCTGAGGCACTGGACCCCAGCACCATGGGGAGCTCAGATCAGAAATGTACAACTCAGCAGAGATGTTTGTTGGTTGAACTGTCTATAGGAATTACCACCTGTTCTTTGTACTCCTTGTGCTTCTTACTACTTCTGCTTTCCTTATGTAGACAACTGAAGAAGAAGTCTTCAGTAACACAGTAGAGAGCCAGGGTTTTCTGGAGTTCCTGGATTTCCTTGGTGACAAGATTCAGCTGCAGGATTTCCGTGGGTGCGTACACAGGGCAGCTGGAAAGCCAGATTAAGTTAGGGAATATCATGTGTTCAGAGGCTGTGACTCTATTACAGCCCAGCTTCCAGAGAAGTGCTGTGTCCTCTGAATCCTAGTGCAGGTGAAGAAACCCTGAATGCCTTTGTCAGCCATCATGTCTGGGAACTACTTGGAGTTTAGGTCTCTGCTGgtattttcatttaaaggtCTCCTGGTATCTCAATCTGACCCGCAGCATCAGCAAAGAATAATTTTACTTGGCATTGCAAATACAAGTTTGTTTCATTGTGGTATGGGGCATTATTGTTTCAGGCTCTTTCTCTAAGGCATCCCATCCCTTCTGTAGTTCTGACATACAGAGTGTGTTTCTCAGAGGAATGCCAAAGAAGGTAGCTGTTTTGGGGATCCCTGTTTTAACTTCATGGCTTTTAACAAGCTGGTATGTTCACCAGCACAAACATGGTGCAGCTTCAGTCATTGCATTGGTTTAGGGAAGACTTGGTGCCTTACTGTCATTGATTTCCTTAAAATCACCTTTGACAGTCCTGATGTAGTACTGTTACTGATACTGTCTatcttctctctgctctctcGTTCCTGAACTGCCTGACCTGTGGCGTGGTGTGGATTTGCTCAGGTTCCGGGGAGGCTTGGATGTTACCAGAGGTCAAACAGGCACCGAGTCAGTCTATACAAATTTCCGGGGGAAGGAGATCATGTTTCACGTGTCCACAAAGCTGCCCTTCACAGAGGGAGATTCCCAGCAGGTATCAGAAGGAGGAGTAAGGATTACAATAGTgtagctgggagaggaggggtaGTTGAAGAAGGACTGCATAGAAGGGACAGTGGTTGACTCTATAATATTGGGAATCATGGCTGGAGTAATGATGAGGGGTTTCAACAGATGGTTTTGACATGTTAGGCAGACTGATGTTTGAGGTCTCATCATACTGTTCTGCTCTTTTTCACCTGCCTTCTCTcttcattatttctttcctctccagCTTCAGCGGAAGCGTCACATTGGGAATGATATTGTAGCCATCATTTTCCAGGATGAAAGCACACCTTTTGTCCCTGATATGATTGCTTCTAATTTCCTTCATGCTTATGTGGTAGTTCAGCTCACTCATAGCACCACTGGGGACACTCTCTACAAGGTAACCAGGATCAATAGATTAACCTCTACTGATTTTGATCCTTGAAGTGGAAACAGGTTCTTGGGCCTTTGGGAGAGGTGCAGATTCAGCCAGATGTCATCCTGATTTCTTGAGTATCTACACCTGAAAGCTGAGTTAAGTTGTATGCTTTTCTAAGTAGCTGATTAATTTCTGAAGCTTAAAGCTTTTGAATTGAAGCAGAAAGAATTCAGGTAAAAATTTTTGTTTACATAGCAGAGCACGAGCCACAATTGATCACACTTTGGGGGTTGTCTCACTTACATTGTGTAAGTCAGGTAAAATTCATGTCTGCATTGCCCGTCCTGCACAGCACCGTGCTTGTAGCTTGCATTGCCTGAGGCTGCAGGTCAGATATAGCTGGTTGACCTAACTATGGAATCCAAGCCAGCTACACCTGCTTTTGGGGATTGCAGAGCTGATGCCCACCTGGCAGGGATGTGTTACCTGTTAGGGCCTTCCAGCTGAAGGAAGCCCAGCTAGAGCCCAGATTAATTATCTGCGGCCTTTGGACACAGCTTGTTCTGTCTCTGACATGACTCTGTATCGATATCTGTATAACTTTATGTTCAACTTTCAGTGATGCTGAGAGAgcagaaaatgcaaagaaacTTGGATTTGTGATGGATTTTCCATTGTAGGAGCATTTTAATCCCAAGTGCCATGCGTTGTTTTAGTAGGGATTTTGATATGGTGATGATGAGTCCTTAAGCCTTGGAGGTCTATAGGAATACCAAGAATATCATAATTAGGACAGTATCCCCATCTCCTCTTCCACCAAGGGGCTGTTGGTGGTGGAGCTGCCACCTTCCCTTGTTCCCTATGCTTTGGGCAGCAAGGCTTTCACTACAAACCAGCTGGGGTTCCAGTTCTCCTCTTGCTCTCTGTTTTGTAGGGCACAAAAATTCACTGGACTTTT
The sequence above is a segment of the Haemorhous mexicanus isolate bHaeMex1 chromosome 2, bHaeMex1.pri, whole genome shotgun sequence genome. Coding sequences within it:
- the LOC132323262 gene encoding rap1 GTPase-activating protein 1-like isoform X12, with amino-acid sequence MIEKMQGSRLDEQRCSLPAPLKTEEEYIPYPSIHEVLQKGWPYPLIILPQFGGYWIEGTSHNLSSLSPTLSDVPFSWSGKVKLESDPTAKLYRKHFLGKEHQNFYSSDMSLGYLVLSVKYEQIEKQENLRLLLRTRTGTKHDLIPISCLNEFPNAVQMAKLLCEDVNVERFFPVLYPKASQLIVAFDEHVISNNFKFGVIYQKPGQTTEEEVFSNTVESQGFLEFLDFLGDKIQLQDFRGFRGGLDVTRGQTGTESVYTNFRGKEIMFHVSTKLPFTEGDSQQLQRKRHIGNDIVAIIFQDESTPFVPDMIASNFLHAYVVVQLTHSTTGDTLYKVSVTARDDVPFFGPPLPNPAIFKKSAEFREFLLVKLINAEYSCYRAEKFAKLEERTRSALLESLFEELQLRSRSMMGLPVGEDDKIENGSGGFLENFKNAQESDFRILCDAATLTFIIQCKQLL